From Lycium ferocissimum isolate CSIRO_LF1 unplaced genomic scaffold, AGI_CSIRO_Lferr_CH_V1 ctg7452, whole genome shotgun sequence, a single genomic window includes:
- the LOC132045644 gene encoding uncharacterized protein LOC132045644 — protein MSKEEILNGDGVLRIKGRICVPRVGDLARLIMEEAHCLKYSIHPRAVKVYRVLKQYYWWCQMKRDIVEFISRCLNCQQVKYEHQKRGSLIQRIPIPEWKWERIVMDFVVLDDMLRSCVIDFGGHWDRFLPFVEFASNNNYHSSIEMAPFESLYGRRCRSLIGWFDAFEVRPWGTDLLRNSSDKVKLIQERLLTAQSRQKSYADWKWDSMLLDQNLTFEEEPIAISDRQIRKVRSKEIALVNVQWRHRPFEEAT, from the exons ATGTCTAAGGAAGAGATTCTCAATGGTGATGGAGTTCTGAGGATCAAGGGTCGAATTTGTGTTCCGAGAGTAGGAGATTTAGCTAGATTGATCATGGAGGAGGCTCATTGTTTGAAGTACTCCATTCACCCAAGGGCTGTAAAGGTGTATCGTGTCTTGAAGCAATATTATTGGTGGTGTCaaatgaagagggacatagtgGAGTTCATATCTCGGTGTttgaattgccaacaagtgaagtatgagcaccaaaAGCGTGGTAGTTTGATTCAGAGGATACCCATACCGGAGTGGAAGTGGGAGCGGATTGTTATGGACTTTGTG GTTCTCGATGATATGTTACGATCctgtgtgattgattttggtggtcattgggaccgaTTTCTACCTTTCGTAGAGTTTGCTTCTAATAACAATTACCATTCGAGTATTGAGATGGCACCGTTTGAGTCGTTGTATGGCAGGAGGTGTCGTTCtctgattggttggtttgatgcttttgaggtgagGCCTTGGGGTACAGATTTGTTGAGAAACTCTTCAGATAAGGTTAAGTTGATTCAGGAAAGACTTCTTACTgctcagagtagacaaaagAGTTATGCAGACTGGAAG TGGGATTCAATGTTGCTTGATCAGAATCTGACTTTTGAGGAGGAGCCGATAGCCATCTCAGATAGACAGATTCGGAAGGTGAGATCGAAGGAAATAGCTTTAGTAAATGTGCAATGGAGACATCGTCCATttgaggaggctacttag